From the genome of Colletotrichum higginsianum IMI 349063 chromosome 4, whole genome shotgun sequence, one region includes:
- a CDS encoding Mitochondrial peroxiredoxin prx1-like protein, which yields MADQRPAPLRLGTVAPNFKAETTNGPIDFHEFIGDSWVVLFSHPEDYTPVCTTELGAFAKLEPEFAKRGVKLIGLSANTLGSHEGWIKDIDEVTGSKVAFPIIADKERKVAYAYDMLDYQDTTNVDEKGIAFTIRSVFIIDPKKTIRTILSYPASTGRNSAEVLRIVDSLQTGDKHKITTPINWVPGDDVIVHPSIKTEQAKELFPEVRIVKPYLRFTPLPKDKATVA from the exons ATGGCTGACCAGCGCCCCGCTCC CCTCCGCCTCGGCACCGTCGCCCCCAACTTCAAGGCCGAGACCACCAACGGCCCCATCGACTTCCACGAGTTCATCGGTGACAGCTGGGTCGTTCTCTTCTCCCACCCCGAGGACTACACCCCCGTCTGCACCACCGAGCTCGGTGCCTTTGCTAAGCTCGAGCCTGAGTTCGCCAAGCGCGGCGTCAAGCTCATCGGCCTGTCCGCCAACACCCTCGGCAGCCACGAGGGCTGGATCAAGGACATTGACGAGGTCACCGGCTCCAAGGTCGCCTTCCCCATTATTGCCGACAAGGAGCGCAAGGTCGCCTACGCCTACGACATGCTCGACTACCAGGACACCACcaacgtcgacgagaagGGCATTGCCTTCACCATCCGCtccgtcttcatcatcgacCCCAAGAAGACCATCCGCACCATCCTCTCCTACCCGGCCTCCACCGGCCGCAACTCGGCCGAGGTCCTTCGCATCGTCGACTCCCTCCAGACCGGCGACAAGCACAAGATCACCACCCCTATCAACTGGgtccccggcgacgacgtcatCGTCCACCCCTCCATCAAGACCGAGCAGGCCAAGGAGCTCTTCCCCGAGGTCCGCATCGTCAAGCCCTACCTGCGCTTCACCCCTTTGCCCAAGGACAAGGCCACCGTCGCGTAA